In the Leptotrichia sp. oral taxon 212 genome, one interval contains:
- the folD gene encoding bifunctional methylenetetrahydrofolate dehydrogenase/methenyltetrahydrofolate cyclohydrolase FolD: MIKIDGKAFSQTVLEKIREEHSQLKEKYGKPAGLAVVIVGNNPASQVYVKNKIRACENVGFYSENIELDENISEKELLQEINKLNKNDRIDGILIQLPLPAHINELKIIDSISPEKDVDGFHVSNIGKMVIGDETGFLSCTPYGIMQLLEEYKIEIEGKDAVIIGRSNIVGKPMALMLIQKGATVQVCNSNTKDLRKKLSKADIIIVAAGVPKLLKKEDVKEGAVVIDVGINRVDGKICGDVDYEEVAEKTSYITPVPGGVGPMTISSLIKNTFKSYKNSLK; this comes from the coding sequence ATGATAAAAATAGACGGGAAGGCTTTCTCGCAGACAGTTCTTGAAAAGATAAGGGAAGAACATAGTCAGTTAAAGGAAAAATACGGGAAACCGGCAGGACTTGCGGTAGTGATAGTTGGGAATAATCCTGCGTCACAGGTGTATGTGAAAAATAAAATAAGGGCATGTGAAAATGTAGGGTTTTATTCTGAAAATATTGAGCTTGATGAAAATATAAGCGAAAAGGAACTGCTGCAGGAAATAAATAAACTGAATAAAAATGACAGGATAGACGGAATACTGATACAGCTGCCTTTACCCGCGCATATAAATGAGCTGAAAATAATTGACAGCATTTCTCCTGAAAAGGATGTGGATGGCTTTCATGTCTCAAATATTGGAAAAATGGTAATTGGAGATGAAACAGGATTTCTGTCATGTACTCCTTACGGGATAATGCAGCTGCTGGAAGAATATAAAATAGAAATTGAAGGTAAAGATGCAGTAATAATAGGGAGAAGCAACATTGTCGGAAAGCCTATGGCGCTTATGCTTATACAGAAAGGTGCTACAGTCCAGGTATGTAATTCAAATACAAAGGATTTAAGAAAAAAGCTTAGTAAAGCTGATATTATAATAGTTGCGGCAGGAGTGCCAAAACTTCTGAAAAAAGAGGATGTGAAAGAAGGGGCTGTAGTCATAGACGTAGGAATAAACAGAGTTGACGGAAAAATTTGCGGAGATGTGGACTATGAGGAAGTGGCAGAAAAAACTTCCTATATAACTCCTGTTCCAGGTGGAGTAGGACCTATGACAATATCAAGTTTAATAAAAAATACCTTTAAATCATACAAAAACAGCCTGAAATAA
- a CDS encoding redox-sensing transcriptional repressor Rex, translating into MKLKKMEISDRVVQRLTEYLSILKEVRKYEDGINSIELSKIMDTTSAQVRKDLSTFGEFGVRGKGYDIDKLIEIIEDILGINKVNDLIVVGYGKMGEMITSNSKVLGKGFRIVGVFDNDPKKIDQEISGNLKIQNVEEVEEFIKSSSNRVETAILSVVKGQAQTAAEKLVKNGIKAILNMTTYKLELPKNIVVVNMDISAKLQELNFWRINFEENGEEQ; encoded by the coding sequence ATGAAATTAAAGAAGATGGAAATATCAGATAGAGTAGTCCAGCGGCTTACAGAGTATTTATCGATTTTGAAGGAAGTTCGTAAATATGAAGATGGAATAAATTCAATAGAACTTTCTAAAATTATGGACACTACTTCAGCACAGGTTAGAAAAGACTTGTCTACATTCGGAGAATTTGGAGTCAGAGGGAAAGGGTATGATATTGATAAGCTTATAGAAATAATTGAGGATATACTGGGAATAAATAAAGTTAATGACCTGATAGTTGTAGGATACGGAAAAATGGGAGAAATGATAACTTCAAACAGCAAGGTTCTGGGAAAAGGTTTCAGAATAGTCGGTGTATTTGACAATGATCCTAAGAAAATAGATCAGGAAATATCGGGAAATCTAAAAATACAGAATGTTGAAGAAGTAGAAGAATTTATAAAAAGTTCATCAAACAGAGTAGAGACTGCAATCCTTTCAGTTGTAAAGGGACAGGCTCAGACAGCGGCCGAAAAACTTGTGAAAAACGGTATTAAGGCTATACTTAATATGACAACATATAAACTGGAACTGCCCAAAAATATAGTAGTAGTGAATATGGATATTTCTGCTAAACTTCAGGAACTTAATTTCTGGCGTATAAACTTTGAAGAAAATGGAGAGGAGCAGTAA
- the fmt gene encoding methionyl-tRNA formyltransferase, with translation MKTIFMGTPEFAIPSLETVYKNTDLKLIFTKEDKRNARGNKIIYSPVKQFGLDNDIEIIQPKRMKDEEVISRIKEINPDLIVVVAYGKIIPREIIDIPKYGIINVHSSLLPKYRGASPIHSAILNGDTETGVSIMYIEEELDAGDVILKEYCSISEEDTLGTLHDRLKELGAAGLEKALKLIREGKVQAEKQNEAEVSFVKPITKEQTKINWNDTKETIYNQIRGLNPFPGAHTYTETGENVKIYRSEKIDKEYAGENGSIVEIINKKGPVVKTSNGGIILLEVKFEGKKLQSGTDIINGRKLTVGNKFEN, from the coding sequence GTGAAAACAATATTTATGGGGACTCCCGAATTTGCAATACCGAGTCTGGAGACAGTATATAAAAATACAGATTTAAAACTGATTTTTACAAAGGAGGACAAACGGAATGCGAGGGGAAATAAAATAATATATTCTCCCGTCAAGCAGTTTGGACTGGATAATGACATAGAAATAATACAGCCGAAGAGAATGAAGGATGAGGAAGTTATAAGCAGAATAAAGGAAATAAATCCTGATTTGATAGTTGTAGTTGCATATGGTAAAATAATACCCAGGGAAATAATAGATATTCCAAAATACGGAATTATAAATGTTCATTCTTCCCTGCTTCCAAAGTACAGAGGAGCATCCCCTATACATTCTGCCATTTTAAATGGCGATACAGAAACAGGTGTGAGCATAATGTACATTGAAGAGGAACTTGATGCAGGAGATGTGATATTAAAGGAATACTGCAGCATAAGTGAAGAAGATACATTGGGAACTTTGCATGACAGACTGAAGGAGCTGGGAGCTGCTGGGCTGGAAAAGGCTCTTAAGCTTATCAGAGAAGGAAAAGTTCAGGCGGAAAAGCAGAATGAAGCAGAAGTTTCCTTTGTAAAGCCCATAACGAAGGAACAGACAAAAATAAACTGGAATGATACGAAAGAAACTATATACAATCAGATAAGAGGACTGAATCCTTTTCCCGGTGCACATACATATACCGAAACAGGAGAAAATGTAAAAATATACAGAAGTGAAAAGATAGATAAAGAATATGCAGGTGAAAATGGAAGCATAGTTGAAATAATAAACAAAAAAGGACCTGTAGTGAAAACTTCAAATGGAGGAATAATACTACTTGAAGTAAAATTTGAAGGAAAGAAGCTTCAAAGCGGAACAGACATAATAAATGGAAGAAAACTGACAGTCGGAAATAAATTTGAAAACTAG
- the def gene encoding peptide deformylase, which translates to MKIVLYGNPTLRVKSAEVDKVDGELRETLDEMVELMRKANGVGLAANQVDIAKRFFVLEVEGNVKKVINPEILESGEEMAEFEEGCLSIPGVFKKVTRPEKIKVKYLDENGEEKIEELTEMWSRAFQHELDHLDGVLFTDRISVLNKRLVAKKLEVLKKDYNKGKIYREDI; encoded by the coding sequence ATGAAAATAGTGTTGTATGGGAATCCCACTCTGAGGGTAAAATCGGCAGAGGTAGATAAAGTAGACGGTGAGCTGAGAGAAACTCTGGATGAGATGGTGGAACTCATGAGAAAGGCAAATGGAGTAGGATTGGCCGCAAATCAGGTAGATATAGCAAAAAGGTTTTTTGTGCTTGAAGTGGAAGGAAATGTAAAAAAGGTAATTAATCCTGAAATACTTGAATCAGGTGAGGAAATGGCAGAATTTGAAGAAGGATGCCTTAGCATTCCGGGAGTTTTCAAAAAAGTGACAAGACCTGAAAAAATAAAGGTAAAATATCTTGATGAAAATGGCGAAGAAAAGATAGAAGAACTCACTGAAATGTGGTCAAGAGCATTTCAGCATGAACTGGATCATCTGGACGGGGTGCTGTTTACAGACAGAATTTCCGTACTGAATAAGCGTCTGGTGGCGAAAAAACTGGAAGTTCTGAAAAAAGATTACAATAAAGGAAAAATATATAGGGAAGACATATAG
- a CDS encoding HAMP domain-containing sensor histidine kinase: MEILKKKINRIWENFPITVKITLWYTVFVVVLLFIMLMISFAIADKMTGDVNQRELTGVVNEMASEMDSDPEEFDDFDNGIYFVRYNSEGIEMGGMSPKGFDLTLEQSEGIVSSYRKKGEKYYYYDRKINGTDGEWVRGIAPVNKLSEEVKRMLLTIIILSPLLLIVIVYGGYKIIKKALSPVAKISNTATEIQKNGDFSKRIEIDNGQDEIHKMANAFNEMLNSLENFYLHEKQFSSDVSHELRTPVSVILTESQYSLEYVDNIEEARDSFSVIQRQAKRMSELINQIMELSKIEKQTDIPSDRINFSETVEKILGDYKNLFAEKNIEMTKKIEENISIIGDNIMIERLFDNLLNNAMKFTRDKIIVKLYSEDEKCVLEIEDNGIGISEQDKELIWKRFYQVNDSRNKKINKGFGLGLFLVSKIIEQHGAAIDVEGNLNEGTRFIAKFKKD, from the coding sequence TTGGAAATATTGAAAAAGAAAATAAATAGAATCTGGGAAAATTTCCCCATAACTGTAAAAATAACCCTTTGGTATACAGTTTTTGTAGTGGTACTGTTATTTATTATGTTAATGATATCCTTTGCCATTGCAGATAAGATGACTGGTGATGTAAATCAGAGGGAACTTACAGGAGTTGTAAATGAAATGGCATCTGAAATGGATTCAGATCCTGAAGAGTTTGATGATTTTGATAATGGAATTTATTTTGTCAGATACAATAGCGAAGGAATAGAAATGGGTGGAATGTCCCCAAAGGGATTTGATCTGACACTTGAACAGTCAGAAGGAATAGTCAGTTCTTATAGGAAAAAAGGAGAAAAATACTATTATTATGACAGGAAGATTAATGGGACTGATGGAGAATGGGTAAGAGGAATTGCTCCTGTAAATAAACTGTCAGAGGAAGTAAAAAGAATGCTTTTGACAATAATAATTTTAAGTCCATTGCTTCTCATCGTTATAGTTTATGGAGGATATAAAATTATAAAAAAGGCACTAAGTCCTGTGGCCAAAATATCTAATACTGCAACGGAAATACAGAAAAATGGGGATTTTTCAAAAAGGATTGAAATAGATAATGGACAGGATGAAATACATAAAATGGCAAATGCCTTCAATGAAATGCTTAATTCATTGGAGAATTTTTATTTGCATGAAAAGCAGTTCAGCTCAGATGTGTCCCATGAATTAAGGACACCTGTAAGCGTAATACTGACAGAGAGTCAGTATTCACTTGAATATGTGGATAACATTGAAGAGGCAAGGGATTCCTTTTCAGTTATTCAGAGGCAGGCAAAAAGAATGTCGGAACTGATAAATCAGATTATGGAACTTTCAAAAATTGAAAAACAGACAGATATTCCGTCTGACAGAATAAACTTTTCAGAAACAGTTGAGAAAATTCTCGGAGACTATAAAAATCTTTTTGCTGAGAAAAATATAGAAATGACAAAAAAAATTGAAGAAAATATTTCTATAATAGGAGATAACATAATGATAGAAAGGTTATTTGACAATCTTTTAAATAATGCCATGAAATTTACAAGGGATAAAATAATTGTTAAGCTGTATTCTGAAGATGAAAAATGCGTACTGGAAATCGAAGATAACGGTATCGGAATATCAGAACAGGATAAGGAACTTATCTGGAAAAGATTTTATCAGGTAAATGATTCGAGAAACAAAAAAATAAATAAAGGTTTTGGTCTTGGACTTTTCCTTGTTTCAAAAATAATTGAACAGCATGGAGCTGCTATTGATGTTGAGGGAAATCTAAATGAAGGAACCAGATTTATTGCAAAGTTTAAAAAGGATTAA
- a CDS encoding response regulator transcription factor has protein sequence MKILLVEDEIDLNNIVTKYLKKNGYSVDSVFDGEEALDYLEYGEYDLVILDVMMPKLNGFEVIKELRNKGNHTSVLMLTARDSADDKVKGLDLGADDYLVKPFDFNELSARIRAVVRRKYGNSSNKLIIGDLVIDSSEKSVTRAGKEIDLTGKEYEVLEYLVQSKNRILSRDQIKEHVWDYDYEGDSNIIDVLIKNIRKKIDVENGKQIIYTKRGLGYVVKEED, from the coding sequence ATGAAAATTTTACTTGTGGAAGATGAAATAGATTTGAACAACATTGTCACGAAATATCTTAAAAAGAACGGATACAGCGTAGACAGCGTTTTTGATGGAGAAGAGGCGCTCGATTATTTGGAATATGGAGAATATGACCTCGTAATTCTTGATGTTATGATGCCAAAATTAAATGGTTTTGAAGTTATAAAAGAACTGAGAAATAAAGGAAATCACACATCGGTTTTAATGCTGACGGCAAGGGACAGTGCTGATGACAAGGTAAAGGGACTTGACCTGGGAGCAGACGACTATCTTGTGAAACCTTTTGATTTTAATGAGCTTTCAGCTAGAATAAGGGCTGTAGTGAGAAGAAAATATGGAAACAGTTCAAATAAGCTTATAATAGGAGATCTGGTTATTGATTCTTCAGAAAAATCAGTGACAAGGGCAGGAAAAGAGATTGATCTGACAGGGAAGGAATATGAAGTTCTTGAATATCTTGTACAGAGTAAAAATAGAATACTGAGCAGGGATCAGATAAAGGAACACGTCTGGGACTATGATTATGAAGGGGATTCAAATATAATAGATGTACTTATAAAGAACATCAGAAAAAAAATAGATGTAGAAAATGGAAAACAAATAATCTATACAAAAAGAGGACTTGGATATGTTGTAAAGGAAGAGGATTAA
- a CDS encoding PepSY domain-containing protein: protein MKRKILSMVLLGIMVLGVTGTANAKSKKKYYNTSTSVRNNSYIGVNKAIAIALKKVPGANQSHVYDVHLDRENGRMVYEGEIYYNGWEYEFDIDAVTGEIVKWKMDRD, encoded by the coding sequence ATGAAAAGAAAAATATTAAGTATGGTATTATTAGGAATTATGGTTTTAGGAGTTACAGGAACAGCAAATGCAAAGAGTAAGAAAAAATACTATAATACATCGACTTCAGTAAGAAACAATAGCTATATAGGAGTAAACAAGGCGATAGCAATAGCATTGAAAAAGGTTCCAGGAGCAAACCAGTCTCATGTGTATGATGTTCATCTTGACAGAGAAAACGGAAGAATGGTATACGAAGGGGAAATCTACTACAATGGATGGGAATATGAGTTTGACATAGATGCAGTAACAGGAGAAATTGTAAAGTGGAAAATGGATAGAGATTAG
- a CDS encoding PepSY domain-containing protein: MKNKILKLTVLGMGVLGILGIAYGASKNRNLNGNEYISEYSLENRANVSDNVQLISVAKAKSIALSQVPGANESHLGEIDLDREHGRMVYEIEIFYNNSKYEYDIDAVTGEIVGSKIKKYNNWN; this comes from the coding sequence ATGAAAAACAAAATTTTAAAACTTACAGTATTGGGAATGGGAGTACTTGGAATACTTGGAATCGCTTATGGAGCAAGTAAAAACAGAAACTTAAATGGAAATGAGTATATTTCAGAATATTCATTGGAAAACAGGGCAAATGTTTCAGATAATGTACAGCTGATAAGCGTGGCAAAAGCAAAATCCATAGCATTGTCACAAGTTCCTGGGGCAAATGAAAGCCATCTCGGAGAAATAGATTTAGATAGGGAACATGGAAGAATGGTATACGAAATAGAAATATTTTATAACAATTCAAAGTATGAATATGATATAGATGCAGTAACTGGAGAAATTGTAGGGTCAAAAATAAAAAAATATAACAACTGGAATTAA
- a CDS encoding SMI1/KNR4 family protein: MDKRYMDILKEYLKKNERKAIGYSEEEITKIEKLYDIEAKGDFREFLKYAGRCGGGLLEDYTIILYRELWSIQSFLRKNYFGFIDDEDFEEKVFYDELKRKPFIFSIEMETYYFYIRTADDDLKVYCFDENEETLKDIGMDFNEYMVDLVERYNPELKPILEIPSIGELLVQCDTSEKRITGLKEIKEYVSSERKEHSELFILLERYLEKSKKKFTGYNDDEIRGIEELYDIEVKGDFREFLSIAGKSLGGLLGEEELILYNDCSVREVVLTNFTLEEYLIEDEFYDVACGKFFVIGLKNRSEYIFITTRDNDLKVYHYSRENRTLKETGKNFSEYVADLIKRYNSELEELKDVSVSGDIINI, encoded by the coding sequence ATGGATAAAAGATACATGGATATACTAAAAGAATATCTGAAAAAAAACGAAAGAAAGGCAATAGGATACAGTGAAGAAGAAATAACTAAAATTGAAAAGCTGTATGATATAGAAGCAAAAGGAGATTTCAGGGAGTTCTTAAAATATGCCGGAAGATGTGGAGGAGGATTACTTGAAGATTATACAATAATTCTTTATAGAGAACTTTGGAGTATACAGTCTTTCTTAAGAAAAAATTATTTTGGATTTATAGATGATGAAGATTTTGAAGAAAAAGTATTTTATGATGAACTGAAAAGAAAGCCATTCATATTTTCAATAGAAATGGAAACCTATTATTTTTATATAAGGACAGCAGATGATGATTTAAAGGTATACTGTTTTGATGAGAATGAAGAAACGTTAAAGGATATAGGAATGGATTTTAATGAATACATGGTTGATTTAGTAGAAAGATACAATCCTGAATTAAAACCTATATTGGAAATTCCATCAATAGGAGAACTTCTGGTACAGTGTGATACATCTGAAAAAAGAATTACAGGATTAAAGGAAATAAAGGAATACGTATCTTCAGAAAGAAAAGAACACTCTGAACTTTTTATTCTTCTTGAAAGATATCTTGAAAAGAGCAAGAAGAAGTTTACAGGATACAATGATGATGAGATAAGAGGAATAGAAGAATTATATGATATAGAAGTGAAGGGAGATTTCAGAGAATTTTTAAGTATAGCAGGAAAAAGTTTGGGAGGATTGTTAGGAGAAGAAGAATTGATATTGTATAATGATTGTAGTGTAAGGGAAGTAGTATTGACAAACTTTACACTTGAGGAATATTTAATAGAAGATGAGTTTTATGATGTTGCTTGTGGAAAGTTTTTTGTGATAGGATTGAAAAATAGGTCTGAATACATTTTTATAACTACAAGGGATAATGATTTAAAAGTATATCATTACAGCAGAGAGAACAGGACTTTAAAGGAAACAGGAAAGAATTTCAGTGAATATGTTGCAGATTTAATTAAAAGATATAATTCGGAGCTTGAAGAGTTAAAAGATGTTTCAGTATCTGGGGATATTATAAACATATGA
- a CDS encoding type II toxin-antitoxin system HicB family antitoxin: MVVYPAIFHKSIEGGYVVVFPDFDYGATEGKTLEEAIEMAEDYVGTWLYDDFVNSREMPVSSKINDISIEIPEDEREFYVEGESFKTLIGLDMLKYVNECKNQTVRKNVSIPSWLNEMAKKSNINFSNILQEALKHELGID; the protein is encoded by the coding sequence ATGGTAGTATATCCAGCAATATTTCATAAATCAATAGAAGGGGGATATGTTGTAGTGTTTCCAGATTTTGATTATGGAGCAACAGAAGGAAAAACATTGGAGGAAGCAATAGAAATGGCAGAGGATTATGTTGGTACATGGCTATATGATGATTTTGTAAATAGTAGAGAAATGCCAGTTTCTAGTAAAATAAATGATATTTCAATTGAAATTCCTGAAGATGAGAGGGAATTTTATGTGGAAGGAGAAAGTTTTAAAACTTTAATCGGTTTAGATATGCTAAAGTATGTTAACGAATGCAAAAATCAGACAGTAAGAAAAAATGTATCTATTCCAAGCTGGTTGAATGAAATGGCTAAAAAAAGTAATATAAATTTTTCAAATATACTTCAGGAAGCATTGAAACATGAATTAGGTATAGATTAA
- a CDS encoding type II toxin-antitoxin system HicA family toxin: MPMTSTEMIKFLKKNGFIQIAGGKGSHKKFYNQSTGKSTVVPDHKQELGKGLEHKILKQAGLK; this comes from the coding sequence ATGCCTATGACTTCAACGGAAATGATTAAATTTCTTAAAAAGAATGGCTTCATACAGATCGCAGGTGGTAAAGGTTCACATAAGAAATTTTATAATCAGAGTACAGGCAAATCAACCGTTGTTCCAGACCATAAGCAAGAATTGGGAAAAGGCCTGGAGCATAAAATCTTAAAACAAGCTGGACTGAAATAA
- a CDS encoding PTS sugar transporter subunit IIB — MLHLLKCLKTDVVLLGPQIKFALPEIKKLTDQAGNKIGVIDMMDYGMVNGEKVLNMALELLEK; from the coding sequence ATGTTGCATCTTCTGAAGTGCCTGAAAACTGATGTTGTTTTATTAGGGCCTCAGATTAAGTTTGCATTGCCTGAAATAAAAAAACTTACTGATCAGGCAGGAAATAAAATAGGTGTCATAGACATGATGGACTATGGAATGGTGAATGGGGAGAAAGTTCTTAATATGGCACTGGAATTGCTGGAGAAATAG
- a CDS encoding glycoside hydrolase family 1 protein, translating to MAKLKFPENFWWGSATSGPQSEGRFKKKNRNIFDYWYDIDKKVFFNEVGPDVASNFYNSFKEDIALYKKIGLNSLRTSIQWTRLIKDFETGEVDEDGVRFYNEVIDEFIRQGITLVINLYHFDMPIELQEKYGGWESKHVVELFVKYAKKAFELFGDRVKYWMTFNEPIVPVEAQYMYKFHYPLIVDGKKAMQVLYNTALASAKAIEAYGEYKKRTGNNGEIGIILNLTPSYPRSENEEDIKAAEISDAVFNNSFLDPAIKGEFPRLLTDILEKDGVLWESTQEELDTIKKNTVDYLGVNYYQPRRIKARETEFDMSSGWLPDKYFENYDMPGKRMNIYRGWEIYPKAIYDIAKNIQENYGNIKWFISENGMGVEGEERFKNAEGVIEDDYRIEFYREHLTHLHKAIAEGANCFGYHTWTPIDCWSWTNSYKNRYGYISVDLPTQIKTVKKSGHWIKEVSESNEIEGWDM from the coding sequence ATGGCAAAGTTAAAATTTCCTGAAAACTTCTGGTGGGGGTCGGCAACTTCAGGACCTCAGAGTGAAGGAAGATTTAAAAAGAAAAATAGAAATATATTTGACTACTGGTATGACATAGATAAAAAGGTATTTTTTAATGAAGTGGGACCTGATGTTGCGTCAAATTTTTACAACAGTTTTAAAGAGGATATAGCACTTTATAAGAAAATTGGACTGAATTCACTAAGAACATCGATACAGTGGACAAGACTGATTAAAGATTTTGAAACTGGGGAAGTGGACGAAGATGGAGTAAGATTTTACAATGAAGTGATTGATGAGTTTATAAGACAGGGGATAACACTTGTAATAAATCTTTACCATTTTGATATGCCGATAGAGCTTCAGGAAAAATACGGAGGATGGGAGTCAAAGCATGTCGTGGAGCTGTTTGTGAAATATGCTAAAAAGGCTTTTGAGCTGTTTGGCGACAGGGTAAAATACTGGATGACCTTCAATGAGCCTATAGTTCCTGTAGAAGCACAGTATATGTACAAATTTCATTATCCGCTAATAGTGGACGGGAAAAAGGCCATGCAGGTACTCTACAATACTGCACTTGCTTCAGCGAAAGCAATAGAAGCTTACGGAGAGTATAAGAAGAGAACAGGAAATAACGGAGAAATAGGAATTATACTGAATCTGACACCTTCATATCCGAGAAGTGAAAATGAGGAAGATATAAAGGCAGCGGAAATTTCTGATGCAGTTTTTAACAATTCCTTTCTTGATCCTGCAATTAAAGGGGAATTTCCAAGACTGCTGACAGATATACTTGAAAAGGATGGCGTTTTATGGGAAAGTACTCAGGAAGAGCTTGATACAATAAAGAAAAATACAGTGGACTATCTTGGAGTGAACTACTATCAGCCAAGAAGAATAAAGGCAAGGGAAACAGAATTTGACATGTCTTCAGGATGGTTGCCTGACAAATATTTTGAAAACTATGATATGCCTGGAAAAAGGATGAATATTTACAGAGGATGGGAAATATATCCTAAGGCTATTTATGACATAGCAAAGAATATTCAGGAAAACTATGGAAATATAAAATGGTTTATTTCAGAAAATGGAATGGGTGTAGAAGGTGAAGAAAGATTTAAGAACGCCGAGGGAGTAATAGAAGATGACTACAGAATAGAATTCTACAGGGAACACCTGACTCATTTACATAAGGCAATTGCAGAAGGGGCAAACTGTTTCGGATATCATACGTGGACACCGATAGACTGCTGGTCCTGGACTAATTCCTATAAAAACAGATACGGATATATTTCAGTGGATTTACCTACACAGATAAAGACAGTAAAAAAGTCAGGACACTGGATAAAGGAAGTTTCTGAAAGCAATGAAATAGAAGGCTGGGATATGTAA
- a CDS encoding phosphatase PAP2 family protein: MIFFTNLGDHGTVWIAIALILLLNKKYRKTGILAVVSLAICSLVVNIILKPLIHRPRPFTEIADIILLIKTPKDYSFPSGHTAASFVMIFVFFRHIKKYFIPVFVTGILIAFSRMYLSVHYPSDILAGLIIGIFSGLTGEKAVNRFYTKKID, translated from the coding sequence ATGATATTTTTTACAAATTTGGGAGATCACGGAACGGTATGGATTGCTATTGCACTGATACTTCTCCTAAATAAAAAATACAGAAAAACAGGAATTCTGGCTGTCGTTTCGCTGGCTATCTGTTCATTGGTTGTAAATATAATTTTAAAGCCTTTAATCCACAGACCAAGACCTTTTACTGAAATAGCCGACATTATACTGTTAATCAAAACGCCTAAAGACTATTCATTCCCATCAGGACATACAGCCGCTTCCTTTGTAATGATATTTGTCTTTTTCAGGCATATAAAAAAGTATTTTATACCTGTATTTGTTACAGGAATACTCATTGCTTTTTCGAGAATGTACCTAAGTGTACACTATCCAAGCGATATTCTTGCAGGTCTTATAATTGGAATATTTTCAGGGCTTACAGGAGAAAAAGCTGTAAACAGGTTTTACACAAAAAAGATTGACTGA